In one Deltaproteobacteria bacterium genomic region, the following are encoded:
- the hemH gene encoding ferrochelatase, whose protein sequence is MSQKIAVILLNLGGPGTLDEVRPFLMRLFSDREIIRLPLQPLFSRLIVCFRLKNVLDNYRKIGGGSPILKITQQQGEALQDRLRRSGIDASVRIAMRYTSPTASEVVAEIEREEADKVIALPLYPHYSRTTTGSSLNDLDRAFEKAGIRKEYTAVRSWCDHPAYLDVLASKVREGLADFPEECRDEVEVVFSAHALPQRMIDEGDPYLSEIEKTVRGVVERVDGISHHLAFQSRSGPVKWMRPGTEEVIDRLAAAGKKALLMVPVSFVSDHIETLYEIDMLYRDRAKERGITEYRRTESINIDPEFINVLARIVEEHMGKKNVIRV, encoded by the coding sequence ATGTCTCAGAAGATCGCCGTGATTCTTCTCAATCTCGGGGGGCCGGGAACGCTTGATGAAGTCCGTCCCTTTCTGATGCGCCTTTTCTCCGACCGGGAGATCATTCGTCTTCCCTTGCAGCCTCTCTTTTCTCGCCTGATCGTTTGCTTCCGGTTGAAAAACGTTCTCGACAACTACCGGAAAATCGGAGGGGGGTCCCCCATCCTGAAGATCACGCAACAGCAGGGGGAGGCGTTGCAGGATCGGCTTCGCAGATCCGGGATCGATGCCTCCGTCCGGATCGCCATGCGCTATACTTCTCCCACCGCCTCCGAGGTCGTTGCCGAAATCGAACGGGAAGAGGCGGATAAGGTGATCGCCCTTCCCCTCTACCCGCACTATTCCCGGACCACCACCGGGTCCAGCCTGAACGACCTCGACCGGGCTTTTGAAAAAGCCGGGATCAGGAAAGAATATACCGCCGTCCGGAGCTGGTGCGACCACCCCGCTTATCTCGATGTTCTGGCATCAAAAGTTCGGGAGGGACTTGCCGATTTTCCGGAAGAATGCAGGGACGAAGTCGAGGTCGTCTTCTCGGCCCATGCCCTTCCTCAGAGGATGATCGACGAGGGTGATCCCTATCTATCGGAGATCGAAAAGACCGTCCGAGGGGTTGTCGAACGTGTCGACGGGATCTCCCATCACCTGGCCTTCCAGAGCCGGAGCGGTCCGGTGAAGTGGATGCGGCCCGGCACGGAAGAGGTGATCGACCGGCTTGCCGCTGCGGGAAAAAAGGCGCTTCTTATGGTCCCCGTCAGCTTCGTCTCCGATCATATCGAGACCCTCTACGAGATCGATATGCTCTACCGGGACCGGGCGAAGGAACGCGGGATTACGGAATACCGCCGTACCGAATCGATCAACATCGACCCCGAGTTCATCAATGTCCTGGCCCGGATCGTAGAAGAACATATGGGAAAAAAGAATGTGATCAGAGTTTAA
- a CDS encoding radical SAM protein gives MTKEFIPKWIAWETTQRCNLHCVHCRCSSDLTASEGDFTTVEGKKLIDDIVEFCSPVVVLSGGEPLLRKDIFELAAYGTGKGLRMCMATNGTLVDDKICEKIKASGIRIVSLSLDGSSAEIHDNFRDCEGSFEGILRGARTLKKHGIEFIINSSFTRRNQTDISNVFHLAKDLGATAWYMFMIVPTGRGEAITAELISKEDYEEILKWHYEQEKKEKEILMRPTCAPHYYRLVPQLAKAEGIPFERRSLKFSTGGGKGCIAAQSICLIDCFGEVKPCSYFPKSAGNVKTKKFREIWENSELFRDLRDFKKYKGKCGACEYINVCGGCRARADAIHEDYLAEEPFCNYIPIKMRKEK, from the coding sequence ATGACCAAAGAATTTATCCCCAAATGGATTGCCTGGGAGACGACACAGCGGTGCAATCTTCATTGTGTTCACTGCCGTTGTTCCTCCGATCTCACGGCTTCGGAGGGAGATTTCACCACGGTGGAGGGGAAGAAGCTCATTGATGACATTGTCGAGTTTTGCAGCCCTGTCGTCGTTCTTTCCGGCGGGGAGCCCCTCCTGCGGAAAGATATCTTTGAACTGGCCGCCTACGGGACTGGAAAGGGCCTCCGCATGTGCATGGCCACGAACGGGACCCTTGTCGATGACAAAATCTGCGAGAAAATCAAGGCCTCGGGGATTCGGATCGTCTCTTTGAGCCTCGACGGTTCCTCCGCGGAGATCCATGACAACTTTCGGGACTGTGAGGGCTCCTTCGAAGGGATCCTCCGTGGCGCACGGACCTTGAAGAAGCACGGCATTGAGTTCATCATCAATTCCTCCTTTACCCGTCGGAACCAAACCGATATTTCCAACGTTTTCCATCTGGCGAAGGATTTGGGGGCGACGGCGTGGTACATGTTCATGATCGTTCCGACCGGCCGGGGAGAGGCGATTACCGCCGAGCTGATCTCCAAGGAGGACTACGAAGAGATCCTGAAATGGCACTACGAGCAGGAGAAGAAGGAGAAGGAGATCCTCATGCGTCCCACCTGTGCCCCCCATTACTACCGGCTCGTACCGCAACTGGCCAAGGCCGAGGGGATTCCCTTTGAGCGGCGAAGCCTGAAGTTTTCCACCGGCGGGGGTAAGGGGTGCATTGCGGCGCAATCGATCTGTCTGATCGATTGTTTCGGCGAGGTGAAGCCGTGCAGCTATTTCCCGAAATCGGCGGGGAATGTGAAAACAAAGAAGTTCCGGGAGATTTGGGAGAATTCGGAGCTGTTCCGGGATCTGCGGGATTTCAAGAAATACAAGGGGAAATGCGGCGCCTGTGAATATATCAACGTCTGCGGTGGTTGCCGGGCGCGGGCCGACGCGATCCATGAAGACTATCTGGCGGAAGAGCCCTTTTGCAATTATATTCCGATCAAGATGCGGAAAGAAAAGTAG
- a CDS encoding MCE family protein, protein MGRNRFVILGMFVLLAIAMFFYLAFKVGSFSLHQGREVTVVFNDATGLKKGGDVKIKGVNFGKITSLAFRGGKAEVKIRLTGDVVVPRDVEAKIRPESLLGENFLELIIPAESTAGPLRDGDVITKATKAIDMNQFVDKVGHFIDRFEAEGFADNLSRVVKTLADNSGKLDRTIGNLDQLTRDAKDLISDNKESLNRTIHNLERISVSFGKNAPKTAKNLNLILARLEKLTSDLEKKSPDLAENLGKTMKNLSIVSEKLPGTLDDFQDLSGRLKTSLDHVDHFFVEDVPDIKDIMEKRGIKARVRIW, encoded by the coding sequence ATGGGCCGGAATCGTTTTGTCATACTCGGTATGTTCGTTCTCCTTGCCATTGCAATGTTTTTTTACCTCGCTTTCAAAGTCGGATCCTTTTCTCTGCATCAGGGGCGTGAGGTGACGGTCGTTTTTAATGACGCCACGGGGCTGAAGAAGGGGGGGGACGTGAAGATCAAGGGGGTGAACTTCGGGAAGATTACCTCCTTGGCCTTCAGGGGGGGGAAGGCGGAAGTCAAGATCCGTCTGACCGGAGATGTGGTGGTCCCCCGTGATGTGGAGGCGAAGATCCGTCCCGAAAGCCTGTTAGGGGAGAATTTTCTGGAACTGATCATCCCGGCGGAGAGCACGGCCGGCCCCTTGCGGGACGGTGATGTGATCACGAAGGCGACCAAGGCAATCGACATGAATCAGTTTGTCGACAAGGTCGGGCATTTCATTGACCGTTTTGAGGCCGAAGGCTTCGCGGACAATTTGAGCCGGGTGGTGAAGACCCTGGCCGACAACAGCGGGAAGCTGGACCGGACGATCGGGAACCTGGATCAACTGACCCGGGATGCGAAGGATCTGATCTCCGACAACAAGGAATCGCTGAACCGCACCATTCACAACCTGGAGCGGATCTCCGTTTCCTTCGGGAAGAATGCTCCAAAGACGGCGAAGAACCTGAATCTCATCCTTGCCCGCCTGGAGAAACTGACGTCCGATCTTGAAAAGAAGTCACCCGACCTTGCCGAAAACCTCGGGAAGACGATGAAGAATCTCTCCATCGTCTCGGAGAAACTTCCCGGCACCCTGGACGATTTCCAGGATCTCTCCGGGCGCCTCAAGACCTCCCTGGACCATGTGGACCACTTCTTCGTGGAGGATGTCCCGGATATAAAGGATATAATGGAAAAGCGGGGGATCAAGGCGCGGGTGAGGATCTGGTAG
- the hemE gene encoding uroporphyrinogen decarboxylase — protein sequence MAFNDLFLRACRGEPVEKTPVWMMRQAGRFLKSYRELRKKADFLTMCKTPELAAAATLLPVDEVGVDAAILFSDILIPIEPMGMELKFTPAPLFPDPIRNRAQIDALRVPDPEESVPFVMEAVRLLRKELEGKVPLIGFSGAPFTLATYMVEGGGSKSYIHLKSLMYQEPDLYAALMDKITGTIIRYLNAQIAAGAQAVQIFDTWGGILSPGDYEIFALPYTRRVIEGVNREDVPVIHYVGTGSALLSKIKEAGSDVVGIDWRIDLDEARRILGPGTAVQGNLDPTALFAPIPEIERRVQKILELNGGAPGHIFNLGHGILPPTPEDHAKAFIDAVHRYSKKSG from the coding sequence ATGGCATTCAATGATCTGTTCTTACGGGCCTGCCGAGGCGAACCGGTAGAGAAGACCCCGGTCTGGATGATGCGGCAGGCAGGCCGGTTTCTGAAAAGTTACCGGGAGCTGCGGAAGAAGGCGGACTTTCTGACCATGTGCAAGACTCCGGAACTGGCGGCCGCGGCGACCCTGCTTCCCGTGGACGAGGTCGGTGTTGATGCGGCCATCCTCTTTTCCGACATCCTGATCCCGATCGAGCCGATGGGGATGGAACTGAAGTTCACCCCGGCGCCCCTCTTTCCCGACCCGATCCGGAACCGGGCGCAGATTGATGCCCTCCGTGTTCCCGACCCGGAGGAGTCGGTCCCCTTCGTGATGGAGGCTGTCCGGCTGCTTCGCAAAGAACTGGAAGGGAAGGTCCCTCTTATCGGTTTCTCCGGTGCTCCGTTTACCCTGGCGACCTACATGGTCGAAGGAGGCGGCTCAAAAAGTTATATCCACCTCAAGAGCCTCATGTATCAGGAACCCGACCTCTACGCCGCTCTGATGGACAAGATCACCGGGACGATCATCCGCTATCTCAATGCCCAGATCGCCGCCGGCGCCCAGGCCGTCCAGATTTTCGATACCTGGGGAGGGATTCTTAGTCCCGGCGATTACGAGATTTTTGCGCTTCCCTACACCAGGCGGGTTATCGAAGGGGTGAACCGGGAAGACGTTCCGGTGATCCATTATGTGGGAACCGGATCGGCCCTGCTTTCAAAGATTAAAGAAGCCGGCTCCGATGTGGTCGGTATCGACTGGCGGATTGATCTTGATGAAGCCCGACGGATTCTCGGACCGGGAACCGCCGTCCAGGGGAACCTCGACCCCACCGCCCTCTTTGCTCCGATTCCGGAGATTGAGCGGCGGGTGCAAAAGATCCTCGAATTGAACGGCGGTGCGCCGGGGCACATCTTCAATCTCGGTCACGGGATCCTCCCCCCCACGCCGGAGGATCATGCGAAGGCATTTATCGATGCCGTCCATCGTTACAGCAAAAAGAGCGGGTGA